A segment of the Staphylococcus ratti genome:
GAACTTCCATATGGCGCAGTACCGATTGATTTTGCGTATGCGATTCATAGTGAAGTAGGCAACAAAATGATTGGTGCAAAAGTAAATGGAAAAATTGTACCGATAGATTATGTTCTTCAAACAGGAGATATCGTAGAGATTCGTACAAGTAAACATTCTTATGGACCTAGTCGAGACTGGTTGAAAATCGTACGTTCATCAAGTGCAAAAAGTAAAATTAAAAGTTTCTTCAAAAAACAAGACCGCTCTTCCAACATTGAAAAAGGTAAATTCATGGTCGAAGCTGAAATTAAGGAGCAAGGCTTTAAAGTTGAAGAAGTACTAACAGAACGAAACCTTAAAGTTGTTAATGATAAATACAATTTTACCAATGTAGATGACTTATTTGCCGCTGTCGGTTTTGGTGGTGTGACGTCAAGTCAGATTGTAAATAAATTGACAGAACGTATTCGCATAGAACAAAAACAACATGCATTGAACCAAGCTCAATCTGTAACGAAATCTGTGCCAATTAAAGATTATATAACAACTGATTCTGGTGTGTATGTCGAAGGTTTAGATAATGTATTAATTAAATTATCTAAATGTTGTAACCCTATACCAGGAGATAAGATTTTAGGCTATATTACTAAAGGTCATGGTATTAAAGTTCATCGTACGGAATGTCCAAATATTCAAAATGAAAAAGAACGTTTAATTGATGTGGAATGGGTTAAATCTAAAGACGCTTCTCAAAGATATCAAGTTGATTTAGAAGTAACAGCCTACGACCGTAATGGATTACTTAATGAGGTTTTACAAGCTGTCAATAGTACGTCAAGTAATTTAGTAAAAGTTGCAGGACGCTCAGATATTGATAAAAATGCTGTGATTAATTTAAGCATTATGGTGAAAAATGTACATGAAGTATATAAAGTAGCTGATAAAATAAAACAACTCGGTGACGTATATACCGTAACAAGAGTTTGGAATTAGGAGTGCAGACAATGAAAATCGTTGTTCAAAGAGTGAAGTCGGCTGGTGTTCGAAATGAAAATATTCACCACAACATTAGTAAAGGCTATTGTCTTTTAGTAGGTATAGGTGAACACACTACAAAGAGTGACGCAGAAGTATTGGCAAGAAAAATTGTTAATGCACGATTATTTGAAGATGAAGCTGGTAAACTTAATTTAAATGTACAACAAGTCAACGGAGAAATTTTATCTATCTCCCAATTTACATTATTAGCAGACGTCAAAAAAGGAAATAGACCGAGTTTTACTAAAGCGAAAGCGCCTGAAGAAGCTAATGAGATATACGAAGCATTTAATCAGTATTTAGAATCATTTGGCATCAAAGTTGTAACAGGAGAGTTCGGTACTGATATGACTGTCGATATTCAGAATGATGGACCTGTCACAATTATTTATGAAAGTGAAAACGGCAAAATATTATGAAGCGATTTGAAAAATGGTTACGGTCGAAAAAGATAGAACCTAGGCGTTTTTATATTGGCGCAATATTAGTTTCGCTTGTTTTCATTTTGCTTGTAGTCATCAATTCCATTAAAGATGATACTGATAATAAAATTTATTTAACAGAAGATGCTGAAATTCGGACAGGTCCTAATGCTAGTTATCCAGTGCTATTTAACATTCGTGAAGGAGAAGCTTTTAAAGTTATCGGACATGAAGGTAAATGGTTAGAGGTTACTTCTTACGATGAAAAACAGAAAGGTTGGATTGCTGGATGGCATACAAATTTAGACATTAAAGAAGATGAAAATCCTAATGCACAACCTTTAAAAGGGAAAGTGATTGTCCTTGATCCAGGGCATGGCGGCGGAGATCAAGGTGCCGCTAGTCAAACAGGTAAAAGTACCCTTGAAAAGGATATGACTTTAGATACAAGTTTGGAACTTAAAAAGAAATTGGAAAAAGAAGGCGCGAAAGTGAAGTTAACGCGAAGTGACGATACGTATGTGCGTTTAAAAGACCGAAAAGCAACTGGCGACGTTTTTATTAGTATTCATAATGATGCCCTAGAGTCCAATAAAGCGAATGGGGCTACAGTATATTGGTTCCATGAACAACAAGAAGCACTAGCGCAAACACTGAATGCTAGCATACAAAAGAAAGGTATGTTATCAAACAGAGGTGTACGACAAGAAAATTTCCAAGTGTTAAGACAAACAGATATGCCTGCAGTATTACTAGAGTTAGGCTATATTAGCAATCCAACAGATGAAGTGATGATTAAAGATAAAAATCACCGTCAAATTGTAGAAAATGCAATTGTTGATGGCTTGAAAAATTATTTTTTAAGTTAGTATCTTGAAATGCAATTTAAAAACATGTATGATTAGTACTGAATTTGATAATTAAAACCGTTTGTATTCTTGAGATTTAATGCATTGACATGACTTAGAGAGTTTATACTTGGCTGAAATATAAACCTTGTCCGCACTAAAGATGAACACAAGAAGAGGTGCTTTATGAAAATAGAGCCGTTTTGCTAACGTTATGAGCGATATGAGTGCGCACATTTTAATGTGCCTAAATTAGGGTGGCAACACGGCTAAAGTACGTCCCTTGTATGTGAGTGATTTTGCATACATGGGGCGTTTTTATTTTAAGTGATTTTAAATTTTAAGGAGGATGGACCGATGATTAGTATTCCTCGTGGAACGCAAGATATATTACCAGAAGATTCGCCTAAATGGCGCTATATTGAAACACAATTACATCGTTTGATGGAAATTTACAATTATCAAGAAATCAGAACACCGATTTTTGAAAGTACCGATTTATTTGCTAGAGGTGTAGGCGATTCTACCGATGTTGTTCAAAAAGAAATGTATACATTTGAAGATAAAGGTGGCCGCAGTATTACGCTTCGTCCAGAAGGCACAGCTGCTACAGTTAGAAGTTATATTGAAAATAAAATGCAAGGATTGCCAAATCAACCCGTTAAACTGTATTACAATGGTCCAATGTTTCGATATGAGCGAAAACAAAAAGGACGATATCGCCAGTTTAATCAATTTGGCATTGAAGCAATAGGTGCTGAAAATCCAAGTATTGATGCTGAAGTGCTTGCAATGGTGATGCACATCTATCAATCATTTGGATTGAAGCGTTTAAAACTTGTCATTAATAGTGTAGGTGACGCAGAATCTCGTGTTGAATATCAAGAAGCATTAAGAGCGCATTTTAAACCAGTGATTCATAGGTATTGCCAAGATTGTCAAAAGCGTATTGAAACTAATCCAATGCGTATTCTTGATTGTAAAGTAGATAAAGATAAACCTGAAATGAAGACGGCACCATCTATTACGGATTATTTTAATGACTATTCAAAATCATATTTTGAAGCGGTGAAAGCACATCTTGATCGTTTAGGTATTCCTTATGTCGTCGATCCTAATCTTGTTCGTGGGCTAGATTATTATACACATACCGCTTTTGAAGTCATGATTGATGATGAAAATTATACAGGTGCAATTACAACTTTATGTGGCGGCGGCCGATACAATGGTTTACTTGAATTATTAGGCGGTCCAAAGCAAACAGGGATTGGTTTTGCATTGAGTATAGAGCGTCTCATCATGGCATTGGAAGAAGAAGGGATTACGCTTCCACACACTTCAAATTTAGATTTATTTATTGCAACAATGGGTGAAAAAGCAGATGACTTTGCAGTTCAATTATTAAATGATTTGCGACATGATAACATACGTGTAGATAAAGATTATTTATCTCGCAAATTGAAAGGGCAAATGAAACAAGCTGATAGACTTCAAGCCACGTATACAATCGTATTGGGAGAAGAAGAACTGGCTTCGAATGAAGTGGCAATTAAACATATGCCGACGGGTGAAAGTTATCAAATTAAAATAAACGAAATCGCACAATTTATTAATGGAGGAAAAATATAATGACACAACGTACAACTTATTGCGGATTCATAACTGAATCTTATTTAGGTCAAGAAGTAATTTTGAAAGGCTGGGTTCATAACCGTCGAGACCTTGGTGGACTCATTTTTGTTGATGTCCGCGATAGAGAAGGCATTGTCCAAGTTGTATTTAATCCAGACTTCTCAAAAGATGCGTTAGAAATTGCAGAACGTATTCGTTCAGAGTATGTCGTCGAAATTAAAGGGACAGTTACAAAGCGTAATGCTGAAACAGTGAACCCTAAAATCAAAACAGGACAAGTTGAAGTACAAGCATCAGAAATTAAAATTATTAATAAATCCGAAACACCACCATTTCCTATTAATGACGAAAATTTAAATGTAGACGAAAATATCCGTTTAAAATATCGTTATTTAGATTTACGTCGTGAAGAGTTTGCACGTACCTTTAAATTACGTCATCGTACAACACAAGCGATTCGTCGTTATTTAGATGAAGCAGGTTTTTATGATATTGAAACACCAGTATTAACAAAATCAACGCCTGAAGGTGCGCGTGATTATCTTGTCCCTTCTCGTGTACATGAAGGTGAATTTTATGCGTTACCACAATCTCCGCAACTTTTTAAACAATTATTGATGATGAGTGGTTTCGACAAATATTACCAAATTGTAAAATGCTTTAGAGATGAAGATTTACGTGCAGATCGCCAACCGGAATTTACACAAGTCGACCTTGAAATGAGTTTTGTTGAACAAGAAGATGTGATGCAACTCGGCGAACAAATGTTAAAAGCAGTAATGAAAGACGTAAAAGGAATTACGGTAGACGAAGCTTTCCCTCGTATAACATACACTGAAGCGATGGAACGTTTTGGTAGTGACAAACCTGATACACGTTTTGGTATGGAATTAATCGATGTCTCAGAATTAGGGGAAGTTATGGATTTTAAAGTATTTAAAGGTGCTGTAGAAGCTGGTGGCCAAGTAAAAGCCATTGTTGTAGAAAATGGCGCGGATAAATATACACGTAAAGACATTGATGGTTTAACTGAATTTGTAAATATTTATGGTGCGAAAGGGTTAGCATGGGTTAAAGTTGTTGAAGATGGTTTAAATGGACCTATCGCACGTTTCTTTGAAAATGACCAGGTAGAAAAACTTCAAAAATTAACAAACGCGACATCTGGTGACCTCGTATTATTCGTGGCGGATACAAAAGATGTTGTAGCACAAAGTTTAGGTGCATTACGTGTTAAATTGGCTAAAGAATTAGATTTATTAGATCCAAATCAATTTAACTTCTTATGGGTGACAGATTGGCCATTACTTGAATATGATGATGAAATGCATCGCTATGTGGCAGCACATCATCCATTTACTGCACCAAAAGTTGAAGATATTGATAAATTAGAAAGTGCACCTGAAACAGCACAAGCTCAAGCTTACGACATTGTACTTAACGGTTTTGAACTTGGTGGAGGTTCAATTCGTATTCACGATGGTGACA
Coding sequences within it:
- the hisS gene encoding histidine--tRNA ligase, with amino-acid sequence MISIPRGTQDILPEDSPKWRYIETQLHRLMEIYNYQEIRTPIFESTDLFARGVGDSTDVVQKEMYTFEDKGGRSITLRPEGTAATVRSYIENKMQGLPNQPVKLYYNGPMFRYERKQKGRYRQFNQFGIEAIGAENPSIDAEVLAMVMHIYQSFGLKRLKLVINSVGDAESRVEYQEALRAHFKPVIHRYCQDCQKRIETNPMRILDCKVDKDKPEMKTAPSITDYFNDYSKSYFEAVKAHLDRLGIPYVVDPNLVRGLDYYTHTAFEVMIDDENYTGAITTLCGGGRYNGLLELLGGPKQTGIGFALSIERLIMALEEEGITLPHTSNLDLFIATMGEKADDFAVQLLNDLRHDNIRVDKDYLSRKLKGQMKQADRLQATYTIVLGEEELASNEVAIKHMPTGESYQIKINEIAQFINGGKI
- the dtd gene encoding D-aminoacyl-tRNA deacylase, which produces MKIVVQRVKSAGVRNENIHHNISKGYCLLVGIGEHTTKSDAEVLARKIVNARLFEDEAGKLNLNVQQVNGEILSISQFTLLADVKKGNRPSFTKAKAPEEANEIYEAFNQYLESFGIKVVTGEFGTDMTVDIQNDGPVTIIYESENGKIL
- a CDS encoding N-acetylmuramoyl-L-alanine amidase, giving the protein MKRFEKWLRSKKIEPRRFYIGAILVSLVFILLVVINSIKDDTDNKIYLTEDAEIRTGPNASYPVLFNIREGEAFKVIGHEGKWLEVTSYDEKQKGWIAGWHTNLDIKEDENPNAQPLKGKVIVLDPGHGGGDQGAASQTGKSTLEKDMTLDTSLELKKKLEKEGAKVKLTRSDDTYVRLKDRKATGDVFISIHNDALESNKANGATVYWFHEQQEALAQTLNASIQKKGMLSNRGVRQENFQVLRQTDMPAVLLELGYISNPTDEVMIKDKNHRQIVENAIVDGLKNYFLS
- the aspS gene encoding aspartate--tRNA ligase — translated: MTQRTTYCGFITESYLGQEVILKGWVHNRRDLGGLIFVDVRDREGIVQVVFNPDFSKDALEIAERIRSEYVVEIKGTVTKRNAETVNPKIKTGQVEVQASEIKIINKSETPPFPINDENLNVDENIRLKYRYLDLRREEFARTFKLRHRTTQAIRRYLDEAGFYDIETPVLTKSTPEGARDYLVPSRVHEGEFYALPQSPQLFKQLLMMSGFDKYYQIVKCFRDEDLRADRQPEFTQVDLEMSFVEQEDVMQLGEQMLKAVMKDVKGITVDEAFPRITYTEAMERFGSDKPDTRFGMELIDVSELGEVMDFKVFKGAVEAGGQVKAIVVENGADKYTRKDIDGLTEFVNIYGAKGLAWVKVVEDGLNGPIARFFENDQVEKLQKLTNATSGDLVLFVADTKDVVAQSLGALRVKLAKELDLLDPNQFNFLWVTDWPLLEYDDEMHRYVAAHHPFTAPKVEDIDKLESAPETAQAQAYDIVLNGFELGGGSIRIHDGDIQSKMFKALGFTEESAQEQFGFLLDAFKYGAPPHGGIALGLDRLVMLLTGASNLRDTIAFPKTASATDLLTDAPSEVSDKQLDELSLRIKH